A part of Citrifermentans bremense genomic DNA contains:
- a CDS encoding TVP38/TMEM64 family protein, whose protein sequence is MNLKKILLLAVAVICVFLFFYLDLGRYLTLESLKANRQALLQYYAAHRAATVAGFMALYILQTALSLPGAAILSLAAGAIFGSLAGTCYAVIAATVGATLAFVVTRYLLRDLVLGKFGPKLEGLNRELEARGFNYLLFLRLVPLFPFFLINLAAGLTRLPLRVFVPGTLIGIIPGGFVFVNAGASLATIDSLSDVASPRVLGSFALLGLFALVPVIYSKVKKKTG, encoded by the coding sequence CGATCTGGGGCGTTACCTGACCCTGGAGTCGCTCAAGGCCAACCGGCAGGCGCTCCTCCAGTACTACGCGGCGCACCGGGCTGCCACGGTCGCCGGCTTCATGGCCCTTTACATCCTGCAGACGGCGCTCTCGCTTCCCGGCGCAGCCATCTTGTCGCTGGCGGCAGGCGCCATCTTCGGCTCCCTGGCCGGGACCTGCTACGCCGTCATCGCCGCCACCGTTGGAGCGACGCTCGCTTTCGTGGTGACCCGCTACCTGCTGCGCGACCTCGTGCTCGGCAAGTTCGGACCGAAACTGGAGGGGCTGAACCGGGAGCTGGAAGCACGCGGTTTCAACTACCTGCTCTTTCTTAGGCTGGTGCCGCTGTTCCCGTTCTTCCTGATCAACCTCGCCGCCGGGCTCACTCGCCTCCCCTTGCGCGTCTTCGTCCCGGGGACGCTGATCGGGATCATCCCCGGAGGGTTCGTCTTCGTCAACGCAGGGGCGAGCCTTGCCACCATCGATTCCCTCTCCGACGTCGCCTCTCCCCGGGTGCTAGGCTCCTTTGCCCTTTTGGGACTCTTCGCCCTGGTGCCGGTCATCTACAGTAAGGTGAAAAAGAAAACCGGCTAG